The following are from one region of the Arthrobacter sp. TMP15 genome:
- a CDS encoding PAC2 family protein → MNDGESPQVGRLLQPAPGEDRVTVLLAAFEGWNDAGEAASDALKYLHKLWDAKKVAVIEPDEYYDFQFTRPEVRLASTGGRKIKWPVTKIAQASIPGTNIDVVLVHGIEPSYRWRAYTAELLAKAALLNVNYVVLVGALLADVPHSRPIPVTATCDDEQLSERLNLEASQYEGPIGIVGVLNELALLAGLPTISLWAAVPHYVAQAPSPKAELALLNRIEDFLHVPLSTDELADDAQAWERGVNDLAADDVEIAAYVKQLEEAKDTAELPEATGESIAKEFERYLRRRGTDQP, encoded by the coding sequence ATCAATGATGGTGAATCCCCGCAAGTCGGACGGTTGCTGCAACCGGCGCCGGGCGAGGACCGTGTGACGGTGCTATTGGCTGCTTTTGAGGGTTGGAATGACGCCGGTGAGGCCGCTAGCGACGCTTTGAAGTACTTGCACAAATTGTGGGATGCGAAGAAAGTGGCAGTGATCGAGCCGGATGAGTACTACGACTTTCAGTTCACTCGTCCGGAGGTCAGGCTTGCTTCTACTGGTGGGCGCAAAATCAAGTGGCCGGTGACCAAAATTGCTCAGGCCAGCATCCCGGGTACCAACATTGATGTTGTTCTGGTTCACGGCATTGAACCCTCATACCGGTGGCGCGCCTATACAGCGGAACTGCTGGCCAAGGCAGCCCTGCTGAATGTGAATTATGTGGTGCTTGTTGGTGCGTTGCTTGCTGATGTTCCCCATTCTCGGCCTATTCCCGTCACAGCAACCTGTGACGATGAGCAGTTGAGTGAAAGGCTTAACCTTGAGGCGTCCCAATACGAAGGTCCTATTGGCATAGTGGGTGTTTTGAACGAGCTGGCGTTGTTGGCCGGTCTGCCCACCATTTCCCTGTGGGCTGCGGTGCCGCATTATGTTGCCCAAGCACCCTCCCCCAAAGCTGAGTTGGCACTGCTGAACCGCATTGAGGATTTCTTGCACGTTCCGCTTTCCACCGATGAACTGGCCGACGATGCTCAGGCTTGGGAACGAGGTGTGAACGACCTTGCCGCCGACGACGTTGAAATAGCCGCCTACGTTAAGCAGTTGGAAGAGGCCAAGGACACCGCAGAGCTACCCGAGGCTACGGGTGAATCGATCGCCAAAGAGTTTGAACGCTACCTTCGTCGCCGCGGTACAGACCAGCCTTAG
- a CDS encoding HAD family phosphatase — protein MLLSTAAGTPEATTTAPTLKAVLWDMDGTLVDTEPYWIAAEIELVRAHGGHWDEEKAMALVGNALATSAKILQEAGVQLSVREIIDHLSHRVIAGIRRQVPWRPGARELLAELASRGVRCALVTMSERNLASEVVSALDSEYFEFLITGDEVSNGKPHPEPYLMAVERLRQRDPLLTARHCVALEDSIPGVASAVASGVATIAIPHAVPLPEDSRHTTWPTLAHRTYDDVTAVLLSHAAPTGAAL, from the coding sequence ATGCTTTTATCGACTGCCGCCGGCACACCCGAGGCGACTACCACTGCACCCACTCTCAAGGCCGTCCTTTGGGACATGGATGGAACCCTTGTGGACACCGAGCCCTACTGGATTGCGGCCGAAATTGAGCTTGTGAGAGCTCACGGCGGGCACTGGGACGAAGAAAAAGCTATGGCGCTGGTGGGCAATGCGCTTGCTACTTCGGCGAAGATACTCCAAGAAGCTGGTGTACAACTGTCAGTTCGCGAGATCATCGATCACCTCTCCCATCGTGTGATTGCCGGCATTCGCCGGCAAGTTCCGTGGCGTCCAGGCGCCCGCGAGCTGCTAGCGGAGCTGGCGAGCCGTGGCGTGCGTTGTGCCCTGGTGACAATGAGCGAACGGAATCTGGCCAGCGAGGTTGTCAGTGCCCTCGACTCGGAATACTTTGAGTTTCTGATCACCGGGGATGAAGTGTCCAACGGCAAACCCCACCCTGAGCCATACCTGATGGCCGTTGAGCGTCTGCGCCAACGTGATCCGTTGCTGACGGCACGCCATTGTGTGGCCCTGGAAGACTCCATTCCTGGTGTGGCATCAGCTGTAGCCTCCGGTGTGGCTACAATTGCTATCCCGCATGCCGTCCCCTTGCCTGAAGATTCCCGCCATACAACGTGGCCCACACTGGCGCACAGGACGTACGACGACGTCACGGCAGTTTTGCTCTCCCATGCAGCACCTACTGGAGCTGCTTTGTGA
- a CDS encoding site-2 protease family protein: MSGDIDGAKTRREGLVLGSVRGTPIILANSWFLIAAVTVIIFGPQLQQIYPSLGAGAYLVAFAYALLLLFSVLIHELAHAVTAKLYGWTTHKIVLNLWGGHTEFDFSKATPGKALVVAFAGPIANFVLAGLGWLVKLGLPEVASSEGVSLGTAIAVLLANIFIWANLLIGLFNVLPGLPLDGGRLVESIVWKATGSQEKGTIAAGWAGRVIVIVIVAVVLALPYLRGIQPELTTTFIVILLAGFLWMGASASIKGAAMRLRLPAITAGSLAARAVSASNQCSVAQLWTLRGQYPSEPIVLFGTDGRPASVVDEYALAHVPPQAAATTPATAVSRSLSAGAYVPELAAGAELVAYLSQLPDMEYAVIDVEGRVTGLLSQAKVVAAITGKPLS, translated from the coding sequence GTGAGCGGTGATATCGATGGAGCTAAGACCCGGCGTGAGGGTCTTGTCCTTGGCTCGGTTCGGGGAACACCCATTATTTTGGCGAACTCCTGGTTTCTAATCGCCGCTGTCACCGTGATCATTTTTGGCCCCCAATTACAGCAGATCTACCCTTCGCTGGGCGCGGGAGCTTATCTTGTTGCCTTTGCCTACGCTTTGCTCTTGCTGTTTTCCGTGCTCATCCACGAACTGGCCCACGCTGTAACCGCCAAACTATATGGCTGGACCACGCACAAGATTGTGTTGAATCTGTGGGGAGGCCATACAGAGTTTGATTTCTCCAAGGCAACCCCCGGAAAGGCACTTGTAGTGGCCTTCGCCGGTCCCATTGCGAACTTTGTCCTGGCGGGGCTGGGCTGGCTGGTTAAATTGGGCCTGCCCGAGGTTGCTTCAAGTGAAGGTGTCTCTTTGGGCACGGCCATAGCTGTCTTGCTGGCGAACATCTTTATCTGGGCCAATTTACTCATCGGGTTGTTCAACGTGCTTCCCGGGTTGCCTCTCGACGGTGGACGACTCGTTGAATCGATCGTGTGGAAAGCGACTGGCAGCCAGGAAAAGGGAACCATAGCTGCCGGTTGGGCCGGGCGCGTCATTGTGATTGTGATTGTTGCAGTAGTTTTGGCGCTGCCATACCTTCGCGGTATTCAACCCGAGCTAACAACCACCTTTATCGTTATCCTCTTGGCCGGATTTTTGTGGATGGGGGCATCGGCCTCCATCAAGGGCGCGGCCATGCGTTTACGCTTGCCCGCCATCACAGCAGGTTCCTTGGCTGCAAGGGCTGTTAGCGCTTCAAACCAGTGCTCGGTGGCACAACTGTGGACTCTTCGGGGTCAGTACCCTAGTGAGCCCATAGTTCTTTTTGGCACAGATGGTCGGCCCGCCTCTGTGGTTGATGAATATGCATTGGCGCATGTACCTCCACAAGCGGCAGCCACAACGCCGGCAACAGCTGTTTCACGGAGCCTGTCCGCCGGCGCCTATGTCCCCGAACTGGCGGCAGGCGCTGAACTAGTGGCCTACCTTTCCCAACTTCCCGATATGGAATATGCGGTGATCGACGTTGAAGGCAGAGTCACTGGATTACTTAGTCAGGCGAAGGTTGTTGCAGCCATTACGGGCAAACCACTTTCTTGA
- a CDS encoding tRNA (adenine-N1)-methyltransferase codes for MNHINSSEAPTAPHGAGAPHGAGARRGLFRAGERVQLTDERGRMNTVTLTPGTAYHTHKGFLNHDLLIGAPEGSMVESNVGQQYQALRPLLSDFVLSMPRGAAVVYPKDAGQIITMGDIYPGARVVEAGVGSGALSISLLRAVGDNGYLHSFERREEFADIARGNVETIFGGPHPAWKISLGDFQDQVVEQEAPGSIDRVVLDMLAPWECLDAVATVLAPGGVWINYVATVTQLSRTAEAIRADGRFTEPDAWESMVRGWHLEGLAVRPDHRMVAHTGFLMVTRRLADGVTGMTLKRRASKTDFAQEDLDAWTPAAVGERAVSDKKLRRAARDASSTIQTKRTKSKSTDEGNGQETVSNA; via the coding sequence ATGAACCATATTAACTCCAGCGAAGCACCCACGGCCCCGCATGGTGCCGGCGCCCCGCATGGTGCTGGCGCCCGCCGCGGCTTGTTCCGCGCGGGCGAACGTGTGCAGCTAACCGACGAGCGTGGGCGCATGAATACTGTGACATTGACACCGGGGACCGCTTATCACACGCATAAGGGCTTCCTGAATCATGATCTGCTGATCGGTGCTCCCGAAGGTTCCATGGTTGAGAGCAACGTTGGGCAGCAGTACCAAGCGCTCCGTCCGCTGCTCTCAGATTTTGTCCTGTCAATGCCCCGTGGTGCCGCTGTTGTCTATCCAAAGGATGCCGGCCAGATCATCACCATGGGAGATATCTACCCGGGTGCTCGTGTTGTTGAAGCCGGTGTGGGCTCCGGTGCGCTCTCAATCTCGCTACTGCGCGCCGTGGGGGACAACGGTTACCTGCATTCCTTTGAACGCAGAGAAGAATTTGCTGACATTGCCCGCGGCAACGTCGAGACAATCTTTGGTGGTCCCCACCCGGCCTGGAAGATCTCTCTGGGTGATTTCCAAGATCAAGTGGTAGAACAGGAAGCCCCGGGTAGCATTGACCGCGTGGTCCTGGACATGCTTGCCCCGTGGGAATGTCTCGATGCTGTGGCAACAGTGCTGGCACCAGGCGGGGTGTGGATTAACTATGTGGCCACGGTGACCCAGCTTTCCCGGACTGCGGAGGCCATCCGGGCCGATGGCCGCTTCACGGAGCCGGACGCGTGGGAGTCGATGGTACGCGGCTGGCATCTGGAGGGGCTTGCTGTCCGTCCTGACCATCGAATGGTGGCACACACCGGTTTCCTGATGGTCACACGCCGCCTCGCGGACGGGGTAACCGGCATGACACTAAAACGTCGCGCCTCCAAGACCGACTTCGCCCAAGAAGACCTGGATGCATGGACTCCAGCAGCGGTAGGGGAGCGCGCAGTTTCTGATAAGAAACTGCGCCGCGCTGCCAGGGACGCCTCATCAACGATCCAGACGAAACGGACAAAGAGTAAGTCCACAGACGAAGGAAACGGTCAGGAAACCGTCTCCAACGCATAA
- the arc gene encoding proteasome ATPase, producing MGSQGTSYTAGPGQQAVLERQLNVLRDKARNLDRQLASTTANNSKLVAVLETAKAEIQKLRSALENDGEPPYSFGTIVALNKPEAVSGNSSAQSRESLDVYASGRKMRLGLSPLLRMNELSVGQEVLLNEAFTVIAALGFEKVGELVTVKELLGTSRVLVLGRADEERVVRLAGVLQGGVVKVGDALTIDGRTGYALEKIPRSEVEDLILEEVPDISYSDIGGLKSQIEQIRDAVELPFLHPDLYIEHGLKAPKGILLYGPPGCGKTLIAKAVANSLAKRARERSGVKDQKSYFLNIKGPELLDKYVGETERQIRLIFSRAREKASDGSAVVVFFDEMDSLFRTRGTGVSSDVETTIVPQLLSEIDGVERLDNVIVIGASNREDMIDPAILRPGRLDVKVKIQRPDAEAAADIFAKYVTTALPFHADDLVANNGSVQDTVDAMIQRTVEAMYATDKANEFLEVTYANGDTEMLYFKDFNSGAVIQNVVDRAKKYAIKDLLTSGERGIRIEHMLRAVVDEFREHEDMPNTTNPDDWARISGKKGERITYIRTIVQSKEGQVPGRTLETMHNTGQYL from the coding sequence CTGGGGTCCCAAGGGACCAGCTATACAGCGGGGCCCGGCCAACAAGCAGTGTTAGAACGCCAACTTAACGTGCTCCGTGACAAGGCGCGCAACCTTGATCGGCAGCTGGCCTCGACCACGGCAAATAACTCCAAACTTGTGGCAGTTCTTGAGACCGCCAAAGCGGAAATTCAGAAATTGCGATCGGCGCTGGAGAACGACGGCGAGCCACCCTATAGTTTTGGCACCATCGTGGCGCTTAACAAGCCTGAGGCTGTTTCAGGAAATAGCTCTGCACAGTCTCGTGAAAGCTTGGACGTTTACGCCTCTGGACGGAAAATGCGTCTTGGTCTTAGCCCGTTGTTGCGTATGAACGAACTTTCCGTGGGCCAAGAAGTGCTCCTCAATGAGGCTTTTACAGTCATCGCTGCTCTGGGTTTCGAGAAGGTTGGCGAGTTAGTCACTGTCAAGGAACTGCTGGGCACCAGCCGGGTACTGGTTCTTGGCCGCGCCGATGAAGAACGTGTTGTGCGCTTGGCAGGGGTTCTCCAAGGTGGTGTTGTCAAGGTAGGCGACGCACTCACTATTGACGGCCGCACAGGCTACGCGTTGGAAAAGATCCCCCGTTCCGAAGTGGAGGACCTCATCCTTGAAGAGGTACCGGATATTTCCTACTCGGACATTGGTGGACTAAAATCCCAGATTGAACAAATTCGCGACGCAGTGGAACTGCCGTTCCTGCATCCGGATTTGTACATTGAACACGGTCTGAAGGCTCCCAAGGGTATTCTGCTTTACGGCCCGCCAGGCTGTGGAAAGACTCTCATTGCTAAGGCCGTTGCCAACTCACTGGCTAAACGTGCCAGGGAACGCTCGGGCGTGAAAGACCAAAAAAGCTATTTCCTGAACATCAAGGGCCCCGAACTTCTGGATAAGTATGTGGGAGAAACTGAGCGTCAAATACGACTCATTTTCAGCCGGGCACGCGAGAAGGCCTCTGATGGAAGTGCGGTTGTTGTATTTTTCGATGAGATGGACTCGTTGTTCCGCACCCGCGGAACGGGCGTCTCATCAGATGTGGAAACAACTATTGTGCCGCAACTGCTCAGCGAAATTGACGGCGTCGAACGTCTTGACAATGTCATTGTTATTGGGGCTTCCAACCGTGAAGACATGATTGATCCGGCCATCCTGCGCCCGGGCCGGCTTGATGTAAAAGTGAAGATTCAGCGTCCAGACGCGGAAGCTGCTGCAGATATCTTCGCAAAATACGTCACAACGGCGCTGCCTTTCCACGCGGATGACTTGGTGGCAAACAACGGTAGCGTCCAGGACACAGTAGACGCGATGATCCAGCGAACTGTTGAAGCCATGTACGCCACGGACAAGGCCAATGAATTCCTAGAAGTGACCTATGCAAATGGTGACACCGAAATGCTGTATTTCAAGGATTTCAACTCTGGTGCTGTCATCCAAAACGTTGTTGATAGAGCTAAAAAGTATGCCATTAAGGACCTTCTGACAAGTGGTGAACGGGGCATTCGGATCGAACACATGCTCAGGGCTGTTGTTGATGAGTTCCGCGAGCATGAAGATATGCCCAACACCACCAACCCCGATGATTGGGCAAGAATCTCGGGTAAGAAGGGTGAACGGATCACCTACATTCGCACGATCGTGCAGAGCAAGGAAGGCCAGGTGCCGGGGCGGACCCTTGAAACAATGCACAACACGGGGCAGTACCTGTGA
- the dop gene encoding depupylase/deamidase Dop, with product MGAETEYGIHAPSGGTFNATWLSTQVVHAYSQSTKQRAAAGGETRWDYTDEDPLADARGWSVPRASAHPSQLTDVEPELTAAQIALEGGECADITAPLMMNMVLGNGARLYVDHAHPEYSSPEVTNPLDAVRWDGAGDLVALAAVRRIAATPGLPEINLYKNNTDNKAVSYGSHENYLMPRSVPFSSIVQGLTPFFVTRAIMCGAGRVGIGQDGSGVGFQISQRADFFEAEVGLETTIRRPIINTRDEPHAVATKYRRLHVIIGDANLSQIANYLKFGTSALVLDMIEHGNAPELEFSDSVSTLQDISHDWELKQTHQLTDGRRVSALDVQWMYLNAARKHAEANGSSHPATGDGHTAALLAKWEEVLTALGSDPMSLANQLEWVAKLNLMQQYKARDDMAWNDPRLGLIDLQWSDIRPEKGLYYKLLQLGRMQRVVTDESIRAAVQQPPTDTRAYFRGRCIQEFGSHVVGASWDSVIFELPEMRRLQRVSTKEPLRGTAELTASLFDQNNGLADFLGQLLSDTH from the coding sequence ATGGGTGCCGAAACCGAATATGGGATTCATGCTCCAAGCGGCGGCACCTTCAATGCCACATGGCTTTCAACCCAGGTGGTGCACGCCTATTCACAGTCAACCAAGCAGCGTGCCGCAGCCGGGGGTGAAACACGCTGGGACTACACGGATGAGGATCCGTTAGCTGATGCACGCGGGTGGTCCGTGCCCAGGGCGTCCGCGCATCCCAGTCAGCTCACAGATGTGGAACCGGAATTAACAGCAGCTCAGATTGCCCTTGAAGGCGGCGAGTGCGCAGACATCACGGCTCCCTTAATGATGAATATGGTGTTGGGTAACGGTGCACGGTTATACGTGGACCATGCACATCCGGAATATTCTTCGCCCGAGGTGACGAATCCTCTGGATGCTGTCCGCTGGGATGGCGCCGGGGACCTTGTGGCGCTAGCGGCCGTGCGCAGGATTGCCGCCACGCCGGGGTTGCCCGAGATTAACCTTTACAAAAACAACACTGATAACAAAGCGGTCTCTTACGGCAGCCACGAAAATTACTTGATGCCGCGCTCTGTCCCTTTCAGCAGCATTGTCCAAGGATTGACGCCTTTCTTCGTCACAAGGGCCATTATGTGTGGTGCTGGCAGGGTTGGGATAGGCCAGGATGGCTCCGGGGTTGGCTTCCAGATTAGCCAACGAGCCGATTTCTTTGAGGCTGAGGTTGGTTTGGAAACAACCATTCGCCGGCCCATAATCAACACCCGGGATGAACCGCATGCGGTGGCTACGAAGTACCGCCGGCTCCATGTGATTATTGGCGACGCAAACCTCAGCCAAATTGCCAACTACCTTAAATTCGGTACCAGCGCACTTGTGCTTGACATGATTGAGCACGGAAATGCCCCGGAACTGGAATTCTCCGATTCAGTCTCTACGCTGCAGGACATCAGCCACGACTGGGAACTGAAGCAAACGCATCAGCTCACAGATGGGCGGCGTGTCAGCGCTTTGGATGTGCAGTGGATGTACCTCAACGCCGCCAGGAAGCATGCGGAAGCCAACGGTTCAAGCCATCCCGCAACAGGTGACGGCCACACAGCAGCTCTACTGGCCAAGTGGGAAGAAGTCCTCACTGCCTTGGGCAGTGATCCGATGAGTCTTGCCAATCAGCTGGAATGGGTGGCCAAACTCAACCTCATGCAGCAATACAAAGCACGCGATGACATGGCGTGGAACGACCCCAGGCTGGGGCTCATTGATTTGCAGTGGTCTGACATCCGTCCCGAAAAGGGACTTTATTACAAACTTCTGCAGCTTGGCCGCATGCAACGGGTGGTCACCGACGAATCAATTCGTGCAGCTGTTCAGCAACCACCGACAGATACCAGGGCCTATTTCCGTGGCCGGTGTATTCAGGAATTTGGTTCACATGTGGTGGGTGCCAGCTGGGATTCAGTGATCTTTGAACTACCCGAGATGCGACGACTTCAGCGTGTTTCCACCAAGGAGCCGCTGCGTGGGACTGCAGAATTAACAGCATCTCTTTTTGATCAGAACAACGGGCTGGCGGATTTCCTGGGCCAATTGTTATCCGACACTCATTAG
- a CDS encoding ubiquitin-like protein Pup, which produces MASQEQKNTSSRPEEEHLEDVPLPVPNPDSGSAQAATSGVDDLLDEIDGVLEVNAEEFVRGFVQKGGQ; this is translated from the coding sequence ATGGCATCGCAAGAACAAAAGAACACCTCCTCCCGCCCCGAAGAGGAACATCTCGAGGATGTGCCCCTGCCGGTCCCCAACCCGGATTCTGGATCCGCCCAGGCGGCTACCTCCGGCGTGGATGATTTACTCGATGAAATTGACGGCGTCCTTGAAGTCAACGCTGAGGAGTTTGTCCGCGGCTTTGTCCAAAAAGGTGGACAGTAG
- the prcB gene encoding proteasome subunit beta, with amino-acid sequence MSAHSSRNFPALETGGSSSSFFDHVSRTNPGLLPFSQNIPAGTVPLTPHGTTIVALTFAGGVLMAGDRRATMGSMIANRHIEKVFPADRYSVLGIAGTAGIAIDIVRLFQVELEHYEKIEGTLLSLEGKANRLGAMIRANLPMALQGLSVVPLFAGIDGDQAVGRLFSYDVTGGRYEELEHHSIGSGSVFARGALKKLWRPELSQDEAVAVGVEALVDAADDDSATGGPDLVRKLWPVVYVVRDDGVTRVAQEVLASVVGTIVTQRTLERREA; translated from the coding sequence ATGAGTGCCCACAGCAGCCGCAATTTTCCAGCGCTGGAAACCGGAGGTTCTTCGTCGTCGTTCTTTGACCATGTCAGCCGCACCAATCCGGGGCTGCTGCCGTTCAGCCAAAACATCCCCGCGGGTACTGTTCCACTAACCCCACATGGCACAACCATCGTTGCCCTGACCTTCGCCGGTGGTGTCCTCATGGCAGGGGATCGCCGTGCCACCATGGGCTCCATGATCGCCAACAGGCATATTGAGAAAGTGTTCCCGGCAGATAGATACTCCGTGTTGGGGATCGCTGGAACTGCCGGCATCGCTATCGATATTGTGCGATTATTTCAGGTTGAACTTGAGCACTACGAGAAGATTGAAGGCACGCTGCTCAGTCTTGAAGGTAAGGCGAACCGACTTGGCGCAATGATCCGGGCAAACCTTCCCATGGCGTTACAGGGCCTCTCCGTGGTTCCGCTATTTGCCGGCATTGACGGCGATCAAGCGGTTGGGCGGCTCTTTTCCTACGATGTCACTGGCGGACGGTATGAGGAGCTTGAACACCACAGCATCGGCTCAGGCTCAGTGTTTGCCCGCGGTGCGCTGAAGAAGCTCTGGCGCCCGGAGCTGTCCCAAGATGAAGCCGTAGCCGTAGGGGTGGAGGCCCTCGTAGACGCAGCCGACGACGATTCGGCCACCGGCGGGCCTGACCTTGTGCGCAAGCTGTGGCCGGTGGTTTATGTTGTGCGGGACGACGGCGTAACAAGGGTTGCCCAGGAGGTGTTGGCTTCAGTGGTGGGGACCATCGTTACCCAACGGACCCTGGAACGAAGAGAGGCATAA
- the prcA gene encoding proteasome subunit alpha, with translation MAQQFYVSPEQVMKDRADFARKGIARGKSVVVLSYRDGMALVAENPSPTLHKIGEIYDRIAFAAVGKYNEFESLRQAGVRYADVRGYSYDRVDVTARGLASVYAQSLGSVFTAEQKPYEVELAVAEVGQRQGEDHIFRLNFDGSISDESGFLAMGGKADLVQAELEHLWSTGATLDKALRWAVTALETPRAAVTAAGAGTAQPVLANTLEVAILDRTPAQSSGSFRSFRRLTPNDIARELSQDSSP, from the coding sequence ATGGCACAACAATTTTATGTTTCCCCCGAACAGGTCATGAAGGATAGGGCCGATTTTGCCCGCAAAGGAATTGCTCGGGGTAAGTCAGTAGTAGTGCTGAGTTACCGAGACGGCATGGCCTTGGTGGCAGAAAACCCATCTCCAACGTTGCATAAGATCGGTGAAATTTATGACCGCATTGCGTTCGCCGCTGTGGGGAAGTACAACGAGTTTGAGAGTCTGAGACAAGCAGGTGTGCGTTACGCGGATGTGCGTGGTTATTCATACGACCGAGTTGATGTAACAGCCCGTGGTCTTGCCAGTGTTTACGCACAAAGTCTAGGTTCAGTTTTCACGGCAGAGCAAAAACCCTACGAAGTAGAACTCGCGGTAGCTGAGGTGGGGCAGCGGCAGGGTGAGGACCATATTTTTCGCCTGAATTTTGATGGCTCCATCTCTGACGAATCTGGTTTTCTGGCTATGGGGGGAAAAGCCGATTTGGTACAAGCAGAACTTGAGCACCTCTGGTCCACCGGGGCCACACTTGATAAAGCACTACGCTGGGCCGTCACCGCCTTGGAAACGCCGCGGGCCGCAGTGACGGCCGCCGGCGCAGGGACAGCCCAGCCCGTGTTGGCCAACACTTTGGAAGTAGCCATCCTGGATCGGACACCGGCACAGTCAAGTGGCTCATTTAGGTCCTTCAGACGACTCACACCCAATGACATCGCCAGGGAACTTAGCCAAGACTCTTCCCCCTGA
- the pafA gene encoding Pup--protein ligase, protein MDRRIFGIETEFGVTYSAPGSRPLSPEEVARYLFRKVVSWGRSSNVFLPNGSRLYLDVGSHPEYATAECDSIGSLIAHDRAGETILHELVQEAQDRLETEGYPGQIFLFKNNVDSAGNSYGSHENYLIPRRGEFNRLADILIPFLVTRQLLSGAGKVLPAQQGGKYAFSQRADHIWEGLSSATTRSRPIINTRDEPHADAELYRRLHVIVGDSNMSETTTMLKVGSVDLILRMIEAGTIMSDMRLENPIRSIREISNDITGKHPVKMADGRTLTAIEIQRHYLEKVSSFVRSNGAHHELVPRILDLWERTLDAVEAENYSSIDTEIDWAIKAKLLGAYAERHQVKWGSPEVGQLDLRYHDISPERGLFNKLQRRGAAATVSTAAQIAIATQTPPTTTRAHLRGKFVTAARDAGRDYTVDWVHLKLNDRSHQTILCKDPFKSQDKRVDAMIASLRGGH, encoded by the coding sequence GTGGACCGGCGGATATTTGGGATAGAAACTGAGTTTGGTGTGACATATTCTGCGCCCGGCTCACGTCCATTGTCCCCGGAGGAAGTTGCCAGGTATCTCTTCCGTAAAGTGGTGAGCTGGGGACGCTCCTCCAACGTTTTCTTACCCAATGGCTCACGCCTGTACTTAGATGTAGGGTCGCACCCCGAATATGCCACTGCCGAATGCGACAGTATCGGTTCACTCATTGCCCATGACAGGGCAGGGGAGACGATCCTGCACGAACTCGTTCAAGAGGCGCAGGATCGGCTGGAAACCGAAGGCTACCCGGGACAAATCTTCCTTTTCAAGAACAACGTGGATTCAGCGGGCAACTCCTACGGCAGCCACGAGAACTACTTGATCCCTCGCAGGGGCGAATTTAATCGTCTGGCAGACATCCTCATACCCTTCCTTGTTACCCGTCAGCTACTGTCCGGGGCCGGGAAGGTCCTTCCCGCGCAACAGGGCGGAAAGTACGCTTTCTCCCAACGAGCGGACCATATCTGGGAGGGCCTTTCATCCGCCACGACCCGTTCCCGCCCCATCATTAATACCCGCGACGAGCCCCACGCCGATGCTGAGCTGTACCGCCGTTTGCACGTCATTGTGGGGGACTCAAACATGTCTGAAACCACCACGATGCTCAAAGTGGGCAGCGTGGACTTAATTCTGCGCATGATTGAGGCCGGAACGATCATGAGTGACATGCGTTTGGAAAACCCCATCCGCAGCATCCGTGAAATCTCCAACGACATCACAGGCAAGCACCCTGTGAAGATGGCTGACGGTCGTACTCTGACAGCCATAGAAATTCAGCGGCATTATCTTGAGAAGGTCAGTAGCTTTGTCCGCTCGAACGGGGCTCATCACGAGCTGGTGCCACGCATTCTGGATTTATGGGAACGTACGCTGGATGCCGTTGAAGCCGAAAACTATTCAAGTATCGACACGGAAATTGATTGGGCCATCAAGGCCAAACTGCTGGGGGCTTACGCTGAGCGGCACCAGGTAAAATGGGGGTCACCAGAAGTTGGCCAGCTGGATTTGCGCTATCACGATATTTCGCCCGAGCGTGGACTGTTCAACAAGCTTCAGAGGCGTGGCGCAGCGGCAACTGTGAGTACGGCTGCCCAGATTGCCATAGCTACACAGACGCCACCAACAACCACTCGCGCCCATTTGCGCGGAAAATTTGTCACAGCAGCACGCGATGCCGGCCGCGACTACACGGTTGATTGGGTGCACTTGAAGCTCAATGATCGGTCCCATCAAACGATCCTCTGCAAGGATCCGTTTAAGAGCCAGGATAAAAGAGTGGATGCGATGATCGCTTCTCTGCGGGGCGGGCATTGA